One genomic window of Bradyrhizobium sp. CCGE-LA001 includes the following:
- the ctaD gene encoding cytochrome c oxidase subunit I, with protein MTQIAERRELRDDGLSGLQLSTRLKNIWRTPSGFFGALMSVDHKVVGRRYIVTAFVFLLLGGILAIVMRVQLAGPEKTFLSADKYNQIFTMHGSTMMFLFAVPVMEAFAVYLVPLMVGTRNIAFPRLNAFSYWIFLFGGCFLWISFALNVGPDVGWFAYVPLSSLQYTPTKRPDVWAQMITFTEVAALAVAVEIIVTVFKQRAPGMTLDRIPLFVWAMLVTAFLVMFAMPSIMVASTSLILDRLVNTRFYDSSSGGHPLLWQHLFWFFGHPEVYIIFIPGTGMVSAILATFARRPVVGYPIVILSLIATGFLSFGLWVHHMFVTGLPQLGAGLFTASSMLIAVPSGLQIFCWLATLWDGRPVYRTPLLFVIGFIVIFVLGGLSGVMVASVPIDTQVHDTYFVVAHFHYVLIGGAVFPLIGAVYYWFPKITGRMLSESLGRWNFWLAFIGFNVAFFPMHILGLIGMPRRVYTYTADMDWAHLNLLSSGGSVIFALSFALLLVNVIHSLRSGALAGDNPWDASTLEWATPSPPPPQNFDRIPIVKHRDPLWFDNESLPVVAGLSVERREVLLTSLAEAEPQIREASPAPSIWPLLTAIATAIFFIGSIFTPWAVLWGTPPMAIALIGWFWPAKTREDEE; from the coding sequence ATGACCCAGATAGCTGAACGGCGCGAGTTGCGGGATGATGGGCTGAGCGGCCTCCAGCTTTCGACGCGGCTCAAGAATATCTGGCGCACGCCATCCGGCTTTTTCGGCGCGCTGATGTCAGTAGACCATAAGGTCGTGGGCCGGCGCTACATCGTCACGGCGTTCGTGTTCCTGCTGCTCGGTGGGATTCTCGCAATCGTCATGCGCGTTCAACTCGCCGGCCCCGAGAAGACGTTCCTGTCTGCGGACAAGTACAACCAGATCTTCACGATGCATGGCTCGACCATGATGTTCCTGTTTGCCGTGCCGGTGATGGAGGCATTCGCCGTCTACCTGGTGCCGCTGATGGTCGGAACGCGAAACATCGCCTTCCCGCGCCTGAATGCGTTCAGCTACTGGATATTTCTGTTCGGAGGCTGCTTCCTCTGGATTTCCTTCGCGCTCAATGTCGGCCCGGATGTCGGCTGGTTTGCTTATGTTCCGCTGTCCTCGTTGCAGTACACGCCGACGAAACGCCCGGACGTCTGGGCGCAGATGATCACCTTTACCGAGGTCGCGGCGCTTGCCGTTGCCGTGGAGATCATTGTGACCGTGTTCAAGCAGCGCGCGCCCGGCATGACGCTCGATCGCATTCCCCTGTTCGTCTGGGCGATGCTGGTCACCGCCTTCCTGGTGATGTTCGCGATGCCCTCGATCATGGTGGCCTCGACATCGCTGATCCTGGATCGCCTCGTCAACACGCGCTTCTACGACTCGTCCTCTGGTGGGCATCCCCTGCTCTGGCAGCATCTGTTCTGGTTCTTCGGCCATCCCGAGGTCTATATTATTTTCATTCCCGGCACGGGCATGGTGTCGGCGATTCTGGCGACCTTCGCGCGCCGGCCCGTGGTCGGTTACCCAATCGTCATTCTCTCGCTGATCGCGACCGGCTTCTTATCGTTCGGGCTCTGGGTCCACCACATGTTCGTGACCGGCCTGCCCCAGCTCGGCGCCGGCCTGTTCACGGCCTCTAGCATGCTGATCGCAGTACCGAGTGGGCTCCAGATCTTCTGCTGGCTGGCGACACTCTGGGATGGCCGTCCCGTCTACCGCACGCCGCTCCTGTTCGTGATCGGTTTCATTGTGATCTTCGTGCTCGGCGGCCTGTCCGGCGTCATGGTCGCCTCGGTTCCGATCGACACCCAGGTGCACGACACTTATTTCGTCGTTGCGCACTTTCACTACGTCCTGATCGGCGGTGCCGTCTTCCCGCTCATTGGTGCCGTCTATTACTGGTTTCCGAAGATCACCGGCAGGATGCTCAGCGAAAGCCTCGGTCGCTGGAATTTCTGGCTGGCCTTCATCGGCTTCAATGTCGCGTTCTTCCCGATGCACATCCTTGGACTGATCGGAATGCCGCGCCGGGTCTACACTTACACGGCCGACATGGATTGGGCGCATCTCAACCTGCTCTCGAGCGGCGGCTCCGTCATCTTCGCGCTCAGCTTCGCGCTGCTGCTGGTCAACGTGATCCATAGCTTGCGGAGTGGCGCGCTCGCAGGTGACAATCCCTGGGATGCTTCAACGCTGGAATGGGCGACTCCATCACCGCCGCCACCGCAAAACTTTGATCGCATTCCCATCGTCAAGCATCGCGATCCCCTGTGGTTCGACAATGAAAGCCTGCCCGTCGTCGCCGGTCTCAGCGTGGAGCGCCGCGAAGTGCTTTTGACATCGCTCGCGGAAGCCGAGCCACAGATCCGCGAAGCGTCTCCCGCGCCCAGCATCTGGCCACTGCTGACGGCCATCGCGACGGCAATCTTCTTCATCGGCTCGATCTTCACGCCTTGGGCTGTGCTCTGGGGGACGCCACCGATGGCCATCGCCTTGATCGGCTGGTTCTGGCCAGCCAAGACCAGGGAGGACGAGGAGTGA
- a CDS encoding methanol/ethanol family PQQ-dependent dehydrogenase, producing MLMLGLRRLLGRTLSALCACCALLSPVMAQTDLASRMKDPAQWPMAARDYANTRYSELDQINTDNASRLQLAWTFSVGADRGQEAAPLVIDGTMYVVGPYAGPYPNRVFALDATTGELKWSYVPKPEPAAAGVACCDVVNRGLAFNNGKIFLNTLDNHSVALDAKTGKELWHTKLGEINKGETITMAPVVVKGKVLIGNSGGELGVRGWLTAVDENTGAIAWRAYATGPDKDVLIGHDFKPFYDNLKGKDLGVKSWPADRWQVGGGTAWGWISYDAELNLIYYGTANPSPWNANQRSGDNLWSATIFARNPDNGHAMWAYQVNPHDLFDHDEINENVLVDLELNGQPRKVLIHPGRNGYMYVMDRATGEVISADAYDFVNAYKGVDLKSGKIIPNEEKTPLVGKTVENICPTAPGAKDWQPSAWSPRTKLLYVPHQHLCMDFKASQVGYIAGTPYVGADVDMYAGPGGHRGEFMAWDPVVRKKVWEIHEKLPVWSGALVTAGDVAFYGTMDRLFKAVDARNGKLLWQFRAGSGFIGQPVSYRGSDGQQYIAILSGVGGWPGAVANAEVDQRVRNGTLGFTGAMQDLPFYTAGGSELLVFKLGSASHAPAQ from the coding sequence ATGTTAATGCTTGGCCTCAGGCGGTTGCTGGGGAGAACGCTGAGTGCGCTCTGCGCCTGCTGTGCATTGCTCTCGCCGGTGATGGCGCAGACTGATCTCGCCAGCCGCATGAAGGATCCCGCTCAGTGGCCGATGGCTGCGCGCGACTACGCCAACACCCGTTATAGCGAGCTCGATCAGATCAACACCGATAACGCATCGCGCCTGCAGCTCGCCTGGACGTTCTCGGTCGGAGCCGACCGCGGTCAGGAGGCAGCGCCTCTCGTGATCGACGGAACCATGTATGTGGTCGGCCCCTATGCCGGCCCCTATCCGAACCGCGTGTTCGCACTCGATGCCACCACGGGCGAGCTGAAATGGTCATATGTTCCGAAGCCCGAGCCTGCCGCGGCGGGTGTTGCATGCTGCGACGTCGTCAATCGCGGGCTCGCCTTCAACAATGGTAAGATCTTTCTCAACACGCTCGACAATCACTCGGTCGCGCTCGACGCCAAGACAGGCAAGGAGCTCTGGCACACGAAGCTCGGCGAGATCAACAAGGGCGAGACCATCACGATGGCGCCTGTCGTCGTGAAAGGCAAGGTTCTCATCGGCAACAGCGGCGGCGAGCTCGGCGTGCGCGGCTGGCTCACTGCCGTGGACGAAAACACGGGAGCCATCGCCTGGCGCGCCTACGCGACGGGGCCCGACAAGGACGTCTTGATCGGCCACGATTTCAAGCCGTTCTACGACAACCTCAAGGGCAAGGATCTCGGCGTCAAGAGCTGGCCAGCCGACCGATGGCAGGTCGGTGGCGGCACCGCGTGGGGATGGATCTCCTACGATGCCGAGCTCAATCTGATCTATTACGGCACCGCCAATCCCAGCCCGTGGAACGCGAACCAGCGCAGTGGCGACAATCTCTGGAGTGCGACGATCTTTGCCCGCAATCCCGACAACGGGCATGCGATGTGGGCGTATCAGGTCAACCCGCACGACCTGTTCGACCATGACGAGATCAACGAGAATGTGCTGGTCGACCTCGAGCTGAATGGTCAGCCGCGCAAGGTTCTGATTCACCCCGGCCGCAACGGCTACATGTACGTCATGGATCGCGCCACCGGTGAAGTGATCTCCGCGGACGCCTATGACTTCGTGAACGCCTATAAGGGCGTCGACCTCAAGTCCGGCAAGATCATTCCTAACGAGGAGAAGACGCCGCTGGTCGGCAAGACCGTCGAGAACATCTGTCCGACCGCGCCGGGCGCCAAGGATTGGCAGCCGTCCGCCTGGTCACCCCGTACCAAGCTGCTGTACGTCCCGCATCAGCATCTCTGCATGGATTTCAAGGCATCGCAGGTCGGCTACATCGCCGGCACGCCTTATGTCGGCGCCGACGTCGACATGTATGCCGGTCCGGGCGGGCACCGCGGCGAGTTCATGGCGTGGGATCCGGTTGTCCGCAAGAAAGTTTGGGAGATTCACGAGAAGCTGCCGGTCTGGAGCGGCGCGCTGGTGACTGCGGGCGACGTCGCGTTCTACGGAACCATGGATCGTCTGTTCAAGGCGGTGGACGCCAGGAACGGCAAATTGCTCTGGCAGTTTCGCGCCGGCTCCGGCTTCATCGGCCAACCGGTCTCCTATCGAGGCTCGGACGGGCAGCAATACATCGCAATCCTCTCGGGCGTCGGCGGCTGGCCCGGTGCGGTGGCGAATGCTGAGGTCGATCAGCGCGTGCGTAATGGCACGCTCGGCTTCACCGGTGCGATGCAGGACCTGCCGTTCTACACCGCCGGCGGCAGCGAGCTCTTGGTGTTCAAGCTCGGGAGTGCCAGCCATGCGCCTGCGCAGTGA
- a CDS encoding heme-binding protein has product MGKQAVLASAILTAVMAVLQGAIAQDQPRPGLSCPVDHDQLADILKKSVKPGGGPSNGGLDNNEWAAVVNRQGLVCAVAYSGSKVDDQWLGSRAIAAEKANTANAFSLKDKAMATANLYAGAQPGGILFGATLSNPPSPEVIYAGTPDEFGTAHDPMVGKPVGGVIVFGGGLALYDRNGIAGALGVSGDSSCADHNVAWRVRHFLGLDHVPAGVSPNMKDAIIYDIGPDGKSPSGFGHPKCNGREDQIAVDLGAGVSGNVVR; this is encoded by the coding sequence ATGGGCAAACAAGCCGTCCTGGCGAGTGCCATTCTCACGGCGGTCATGGCCGTGCTGCAAGGCGCGATCGCGCAAGATCAGCCGCGTCCGGGACTGTCTTGTCCGGTCGACCACGACCAGCTGGCCGACATCCTCAAGAAGAGCGTCAAGCCCGGCGGTGGCCCCAGCAACGGCGGTCTGGACAACAACGAGTGGGCCGCGGTCGTGAATCGGCAGGGCCTTGTTTGCGCCGTCGCTTACAGCGGCAGCAAGGTCGACGACCAGTGGCTCGGCAGCCGCGCGATTGCGGCCGAGAAGGCCAACACCGCGAATGCGTTCAGCCTGAAGGACAAGGCGATGGCCACCGCCAATCTATATGCAGGCGCCCAACCCGGCGGCATTCTGTTCGGCGCGACGCTGAGCAATCCACCTTCCCCCGAGGTGATCTATGCAGGCACGCCTGATGAATTTGGAACGGCGCATGATCCGATGGTCGGCAAGCCCGTCGGCGGCGTGATCGTCTTCGGCGGAGGGCTCGCGCTCTACGATCGAAACGGCATTGCCGGCGCGCTCGGTGTCAGCGGTGATAGCTCCTGCGCCGATCACAACGTTGCCTGGCGCGTACGCCATTTCCTCGGTCTCGATCACGTACCCGCCGGGGTCAGCCCGAACATGAAGGACGCGATCATCTACGACATTGGACCGGACGGCAAAAGCCCGTCGGGCTTCGGCCATCCCAAGTGCAACGGTCGGGAGGACCAGATCGCCGTCGATCTTGGTGCCGGCGTTTCAGGAAATGTTGTGAGATAG
- a CDS encoding cytochrome c oxidase assembly protein, producing the protein MPALSLLALLVGLLAQPAAAHGISDVDPGSLWSFDPWLLAPLYLVGFGFYIGTQRLWHHAGGGRGVSFRQVAAFWTGWLIVALSLTSPLHWLGERLFTAHMIEHELLMVVGAPLMAFARINGPLMWSLPSSVRPGAGRFLNRPMVAKPWALVSHPVSATALHGLALWAWHAPPLYAWALENTAIHRFQHISFFATALLFWWVLFHGRGVGRSVRLRDGIAIVCLFITILHSGVLGALLTLSTRLWIPGQGALAGEFSLSPLEDQQLAGILMWVPMGMLYTGAALFFAYRWLTTMDARPHTPAVQHVG; encoded by the coding sequence ATGCCTGCGCTAAGTCTGCTGGCGTTGTTGGTTGGCTTGCTGGCACAGCCGGCCGCTGCGCATGGCATCTCCGACGTCGATCCTGGGTCACTCTGGAGCTTCGATCCCTGGCTTCTGGCACCGCTTTATCTCGTCGGTTTTGGCTTTTACATTGGCACGCAGCGGCTTTGGCATCACGCCGGCGGCGGTCGCGGCGTCAGCTTTCGCCAGGTGGCGGCATTCTGGACGGGATGGCTGATCGTCGCGCTCAGCCTGACCTCACCGCTTCATTGGCTCGGCGAGCGATTGTTCACAGCCCATATGATCGAGCACGAACTGCTCATGGTCGTAGGGGCGCCACTGATGGCATTCGCCAGGATCAACGGACCGCTGATGTGGAGCCTGCCCTCCTCGGTTCGTCCTGGTGCAGGCCGCTTCTTGAATCGGCCGATGGTAGCCAAGCCATGGGCGTTGGTCAGCCATCCGGTCAGCGCGACAGCCCTGCACGGCCTGGCGCTCTGGGCCTGGCATGCGCCGCCGCTCTATGCATGGGCCCTTGAGAACACCGCCATCCATCGCTTCCAGCACATCAGCTTCTTTGCCACCGCATTGTTGTTCTGGTGGGTCCTTTTTCATGGCCGCGGCGTGGGCCGCAGCGTACGGCTTCGCGACGGCATCGCGATCGTCTGCCTGTTCATCACCATCCTGCATTCCGGTGTGCTCGGCGCGTTGTTGACTCTATCGACACGCTTGTGGATTCCAGGACAGGGCGCGCTCGCCGGCGAATTCAGTCTTTCGCCGCTGGAAGATCAGCAGCTCGCGGGCATCCTGATGTGGGTGCCGATGGGCATGCTCTACACCGGCGCAGCCTTGTTCTTCGCTTATCGGTGGCTGACCACGATGGATGCGCGCCCCCACACGCCGGCGGTTCAGCACGTCGGTTGA
- a CDS encoding substrate-binding domain-containing protein yields the protein MRLRSDCAAVAISGLIGITSSVSAAANGELRVCADPNNLPFSNSAEAGFENKLATMVAKGLERSLSYTWWAQRRGFIRNTLKAEKCDVVMGVPSGYEFVETTKSYYRSTYVFVSRQDQHLDLFSLLDPRLHRLTIGVHLVGDDGNNPPPAQALGQLGIVDNVRGYSIYGDYRRADPPARLIEAVEHGEIDIAAAWGPLAGYFATHAKVPLAVAPIKDSERFAPQQFQFAISMGVRKGDHALRDQLNAFIDAHRSDIAALLRSYGVPLVDMALTASGGHP from the coding sequence ATGCGCCTGCGCAGTGATTGTGCCGCTGTTGCGATTTCCGGCCTGATCGGGATCACGTCCTCCGTATCCGCCGCGGCGAACGGCGAGCTGCGTGTCTGCGCCGATCCGAACAATCTGCCGTTTTCCAACAGCGCCGAGGCCGGCTTCGAGAACAAGCTCGCGACGATGGTCGCCAAGGGTCTCGAGCGATCTCTGTCCTACACTTGGTGGGCGCAGCGTCGCGGCTTCATCCGCAACACGCTGAAGGCAGAAAAATGCGACGTGGTGATGGGCGTGCCCTCCGGATACGAGTTCGTGGAGACCACGAAGTCCTACTATCGCTCCACCTATGTTTTCGTGAGCCGTCAGGACCAGCATCTCGATCTCTTCTCCTTACTCGATCCGCGCCTCCATCGCCTGACCATCGGCGTCCATCTCGTCGGCGATGACGGCAACAACCCGCCTCCTGCGCAGGCGCTTGGCCAGCTCGGGATCGTCGACAATGTCCGCGGCTATTCGATCTATGGCGACTATCGCCGGGCTGATCCTCCGGCGCGCCTGATCGAGGCCGTCGAACATGGCGAGATCGACATAGCCGCAGCCTGGGGGCCGCTAGCCGGCTATTTCGCCACGCATGCCAAGGTGCCGCTGGCAGTGGCCCCCATCAAGGACAGTGAGCGCTTTGCGCCTCAACAGTTCCAGTTCGCTATCTCGATGGGCGTCCGCAAAGGCGATCACGCTCTGCGCGACCAGCTGAATGCGTTCATCGACGCGCATCGGTCCGATATTGCCGCACTGTTGCGGAGTTACGGCGTGCCTCTGGTCGACATGGCCCTGACGGCATCAGGAGGGCATCCGTGA
- a CDS encoding cytochrome c oxidase subunit 3 has protein sequence MRQTIVRNVGDLPTYGYGPQSGPWWGAIGFMALEGMGFAVAIGAYLYLYAVNPTWPIGAAPPDLWPGTAATIVYVLSIIPNEMTNRAAHRQDLAKVRTGLIVMSLIGIVLLVLRGFEFAHLNTRWDNSAYGSIVWLILGLHTTHLVTDLGDTIVLAVLMFTRHAKPRRFSDVTDNVFYWNFVVLAWLPLYVLLDWVPRL, from the coding sequence GTGAGACAGACCATCGTCCGCAACGTCGGCGACTTGCCGACCTATGGCTACGGCCCGCAAAGTGGTCCGTGGTGGGGCGCCATCGGCTTCATGGCGCTGGAAGGCATGGGGTTCGCCGTCGCGATCGGCGCCTATCTGTATCTCTATGCGGTCAATCCCACCTGGCCGATCGGCGCTGCGCCGCCCGATCTCTGGCCCGGCACGGCCGCGACCATCGTCTATGTCTTGAGCATCATCCCCAACGAAATGACCAATCGCGCTGCGCACCGGCAGGACCTTGCGAAGGTGCGTACAGGCCTGATCGTGATGTCGCTGATCGGGATCGTCCTGCTCGTCCTGCGCGGTTTCGAGTTCGCTCATCTCAACACCCGCTGGGACAATTCAGCCTACGGATCCATCGTCTGGCTGATACTCGGACTGCACACGACCCATCTCGTCACCGATCTTGGCGACACGATCGTCCTGGCGGTGCTGATGTTCACCCGCCACGCCAAACCGCGCCGGTTCAGCGACGTCACCGACAACGTGTTCTACTGGAACTTTGTCGTGCTCGCCTGGCTGCCGCTCTACGTTCTGCTCGACTGGGTGCCGCGCCTATGA
- a CDS encoding c-type cytochrome — MSGPMLRASAVTLLLAAAPNGALLAQQTLPQSQEAQMPTLAPPPNFGGSVGSGRPGVFMQVPVTTLFPGAQPDPPQIKNPVQGDPNAAQRGMTYYVNFNCVGCHAPNGGGGMGPALSNNIFIYGSQPENIYLSIHQGRPNGMPAWGGVLPDSVIWDLVTYIGKISNEPNRQWGRTFSASPLSPDVEQVPSEQVSTTDPWSATKSFKFGQKP, encoded by the coding sequence ATGTCCGGTCCAATGCTACGCGCCAGTGCCGTAACGTTGCTGCTGGCGGCCGCACCCAACGGCGCATTGCTTGCCCAGCAAACTCTGCCGCAGTCGCAGGAGGCGCAGATGCCGACGCTGGCGCCTCCGCCGAATTTCGGCGGCAGCGTCGGCAGCGGCCGGCCCGGCGTGTTCATGCAAGTTCCGGTGACCACCCTCTTCCCGGGCGCACAGCCCGATCCGCCCCAGATCAAGAATCCGGTGCAGGGCGATCCCAATGCGGCGCAGCGCGGGATGACCTATTACGTCAACTTCAATTGCGTCGGCTGCCATGCGCCGAACGGCGGCGGCGGCATGGGGCCGGCGCTGAGCAACAACATCTTCATCTATGGATCGCAACCCGAGAACATCTATCTGTCGATCCATCAGGGGCGGCCCAATGGAATGCCGGCGTGGGGGGGCGTGCTGCCCGACAGCGTGATCTGGGACCTCGTCACTTATATCGGCAAGATCAGCAATGAGCCGAACAGGCAATGGGGCCGTACCTTCTCGGCCAGTCCGCTTTCGCCTGACGTGGAGCAAGTTCCCAGCGAGCAGGTTTCGACGACTGATCCGTGGTCCGCCACCAAGTCCTTCAAGTTCGGCCAAAAGCCCTGA
- the coxB gene encoding cytochrome c oxidase subunit II — MRTALVPFATLPLAACAGRQSVLDPQGLQSDQILRTFFIFLIVAAVVWIAVVIVLCVGMLRRKRAAGQPLALHQSFERTSGRVVFVLGVATLVIVLGLSIVSYAGQRTVFAKDENALTLKIIGHQWWWEVRYEDDSPNKSFVTANEIRIPIGQPVKVELESADVIHSFWIPSLTGKMDLITGQKNELQFTAKTPGVYRGQCAEFCGLQHAHMAFAVLALPPDEYVRWRDKENESAKSPTEPLGKQGEQLFRARGCALCHTVRGTLAGGQLGPDLTHVASRTTIAAGTLPMTTATLGAWIADPQHIKPGNTMPKMPLQSDELIAIIHYLEQLK, encoded by the coding sequence ATGCGAACGGCTCTGGTGCCATTTGCGACCTTGCCGCTGGCCGCTTGTGCGGGCCGCCAGTCCGTGCTCGACCCGCAGGGACTTCAGTCCGACCAGATCCTCCGGACCTTCTTCATCTTCCTGATCGTTGCGGCCGTCGTCTGGATCGCCGTCGTGATCGTGCTTTGCGTGGGCATGCTGCGCCGAAAGCGCGCGGCCGGTCAACCGCTGGCGCTGCACCAGTCCTTTGAGCGGACCAGTGGCCGTGTCGTCTTCGTGTTGGGGGTCGCGACCCTGGTCATCGTGCTCGGGCTTTCGATCGTCAGCTATGCCGGTCAGCGCACCGTCTTCGCCAAGGACGAGAACGCGCTCACGCTCAAGATCATCGGCCATCAATGGTGGTGGGAGGTCCGCTACGAAGACGACAGTCCCAACAAGAGCTTCGTGACAGCGAACGAGATCCGCATTCCGATCGGCCAGCCAGTGAAGGTCGAGTTGGAGTCGGCCGACGTGATCCACAGCTTCTGGATCCCGAGCCTAACCGGGAAGATGGACCTGATCACTGGGCAGAAGAACGAATTGCAATTCACCGCGAAGACTCCCGGCGTCTATCGCGGCCAGTGTGCCGAATTCTGCGGACTTCAGCACGCCCATATGGCCTTTGCCGTACTCGCACTGCCGCCGGACGAGTATGTCCGCTGGCGCGACAAGGAGAACGAGAGTGCGAAGAGCCCGACCGAGCCACTCGGCAAACAGGGCGAGCAGCTGTTTCGCGCGCGGGGCTGCGCGCTCTGCCACACCGTTCGAGGCACGCTCGCCGGTGGACAATTGGGACCGGATCTGACGCATGTCGCCAGCCGAACGACGATCGCCGCCGGAACGCTGCCGATGACGACGGCGACGCTTGGGGCCTGGATCGCCGATCCTCAGCACATCAAGCCCGGCAACACCATGCCGAAGATGCCCCTGCAATCGGACGAGCTCATCGCGATCATTCACTATCTGGAGCAGCTCAAATGA
- a CDS encoding SDR family oxidoreductase: MHEIDASTSTATLTRVTDEIWIADDAPISAAGLRLPVRMTVVRLSNGDLVLHSPVRYSPALHNELERLGTIRYLLAPNVAHWIFMPAWQKRLPQTLTFAARGLSERKQVRQAGLRVDRELGDVTPAEWAAELETIAVNAPVFSEVEIFDKRSRTLILTDLVQNLEPHDLPASNQAAANVLGIAKPDGKAPIYLRLLLRLGGRSVQAAAERLVSLAPERVIFAHGDWFKAEAAERLRRSLRWLVQVDARRPSRRSMAGTRVVITGASSGIGRAAALAFAQEGASVVLAARRGEILTRLAAECEALGGRALAVPTDVGDAEAVQRLARQADDAFGGIDVWINNAGTGVFGAYQDADLALHRRTIEVNLLGTMHGAFAVLPIFLRQNRGILINNISLGGWAPTPFAAAYTASKFGLRGFTASLRQELGEHPNIHVCGVFPAMVDTPGFVHGANMSGKRLDPGPLLYQSEDVAQAFLNLVRAPRDEVAVGWPARAGQMAYAAAPTLTEHLLGGAFRFLLSRARRAPISEGTMIEASPRGSSVDGGWLARKRLPPAGVISKGLAIVGIAACVAFAASTIARPHRQIAPRRRRHRQAVSHHGSA; encoded by the coding sequence ATGCACGAAATTGACGCCTCCACATCGACTGCAACCCTGACGAGGGTGACCGACGAAATCTGGATCGCGGATGACGCTCCGATCAGCGCGGCAGGCTTACGTCTGCCGGTTCGCATGACGGTCGTTCGGCTGTCGAATGGCGACCTCGTGCTGCACTCGCCGGTGCGATATTCGCCCGCTCTGCACAATGAGTTGGAGCGGCTCGGAACAATCAGATACCTGCTCGCGCCGAATGTTGCGCATTGGATCTTTATGCCTGCCTGGCAAAAGCGTCTGCCGCAAACGCTGACGTTCGCGGCGCGAGGGCTGTCGGAGCGGAAACAGGTGCGACAGGCTGGACTCCGCGTTGACCGCGAGCTTGGCGACGTGACGCCGGCAGAGTGGGCTGCCGAGCTCGAAACCATCGCCGTGAATGCACCGGTGTTTTCAGAGGTGGAGATATTCGATAAGCGGAGCCGCACGTTGATCCTGACCGATCTGGTGCAGAACCTCGAGCCCCACGATCTTCCCGCGTCAAATCAGGCCGCTGCAAATGTTCTCGGCATCGCCAAGCCGGACGGCAAGGCGCCGATTTATCTTCGGCTCCTGTTGCGGCTCGGCGGCCGTTCAGTACAGGCCGCAGCTGAACGGCTCGTCAGCCTGGCGCCTGAGCGAGTCATTTTCGCGCATGGCGACTGGTTCAAGGCGGAGGCGGCCGAACGTCTCCGGCGATCATTGCGTTGGCTTGTCCAGGTGGATGCCCGGAGGCCGTCGCGGCGGTCCATGGCGGGAACACGTGTCGTGATCACGGGAGCATCCAGCGGAATTGGCCGCGCTGCGGCGCTCGCGTTTGCGCAGGAAGGGGCAAGCGTGGTGCTCGCCGCACGGCGCGGCGAGATATTGACGCGCCTCGCGGCAGAGTGCGAGGCGCTTGGAGGCCGTGCGTTGGCAGTTCCGACCGATGTCGGCGATGCGGAGGCGGTGCAGCGATTGGCACGGCAGGCTGACGATGCCTTCGGCGGGATCGATGTCTGGATCAATAACGCCGGTACCGGCGTGTTCGGCGCCTACCAGGACGCCGATCTCGCGCTTCACCGCCGAACCATCGAAGTCAATCTGCTGGGAACCATGCACGGTGCGTTTGCGGTGCTTCCGATCTTTCTCCGCCAGAACCGCGGTATCCTGATCAACAACATCTCGCTGGGAGGCTGGGCGCCGACGCCGTTTGCGGCCGCCTACACGGCGAGCAAATTCGGTCTGCGCGGGTTCACGGCGAGCCTGCGCCAGGAGCTTGGCGAACATCCGAACATCCACGTCTGCGGCGTGTTCCCGGCGATGGTCGATACACCGGGATTCGTACACGGCGCCAATATGTCCGGGAAAAGGCTCGATCCGGGTCCGCTGCTGTACCAGTCGGAAGACGTCGCGCAGGCCTTCTTGAACCTGGTCCGTGCGCCGCGCGATGAAGTGGCCGTCGGCTGGCCTGCGCGCGCCGGCCAGATGGCCTATGCCGCCGCACCGACACTGACTGAGCATTTGCTGGGCGGCGCATTCCGCTTCCTCCTGTCGCGCGCGAGACGCGCGCCGATCAGCGAGGGAACCATGATCGAGGCGTCACCGCGAGGCTCGTCGGTCGATGGAGGCTGGCTGGCACGGAAGCGACTTCCGCCGGCTGGCGTCATCAGCAAGGGGCTTGCGATCGTCGGAATAGCTGCGTGCGTAGCTTTCGCGGCCTCAACAATTGCTCGTCCGCACAGGCAGATCGCGCCCAGGCGCCGCCGGCATCGGCAGGCCGTATCGCATCACGGCAGCGCGTAG
- a CDS encoding c-type cytochrome, whose translation MLGPTTRSLIAALLALPAVACDNGKAAGPDNFVGDTRRGADLVKQYQCGSCHDIPGIAGADGNVGPPLHRIGTRTYIAGYIQNSPDNMADWIEDPQRALPGNAMPRMGIPQKDARDIAAFLYTLK comes from the coding sequence ATGCTGGGTCCGACGACACGATCGCTCATCGCCGCCCTGCTGGCTCTGCCGGCGGTCGCTTGCGACAACGGCAAGGCTGCCGGCCCCGATAATTTCGTCGGCGACACACGCCGTGGCGCCGACCTCGTCAAGCAATACCAATGCGGCAGCTGTCACGACATTCCCGGCATCGCCGGTGCCGACGGAAATGTCGGCCCGCCCCTGCACCGGATCGGCACACGGACCTACATTGCCGGCTACATCCAGAATTCGCCCGATAACATGGCCGACTGGATCGAAGATCCGCAGCGCGCGTTGCCCGGTAACGCCATGCCGAGAATGGGCATCCCGCAGAAGGACGCGCGCGACATCGCGGCGTTTCTGTATACGCTCAAGTAG